From Verrucomicrobiia bacterium, the proteins below share one genomic window:
- a CDS encoding glycoside hydrolase family 71/99-like protein, giving the protein MKPKNILLSVLLLCFGLGISRSSAAAAKPVMVYYMPWFAAKPYHSEWGWHWTMGHFNPDIIVASGERQIASWYYPLIGPYDSLDPAVLEYHVLLMKLAGIDGVIVDWYGSANCLDYGENNEATLKLFEFTRKAHLKFALCYEDQTIQHLIDTNYISAKDAIPQAQKEMLYLQDHFFPDGSYLRFENRPVLLNFGPQFFITNGDWENIFSALNPSNRPAFFTEDNRVAAGVGAFSWPPMWMSQAPGTGGILSDAALRTYLADFEQKAAGWPMFISSAFPRFHDIYQRAGVRNYLGYLGDRHSDTLRETLARAMTNSSTLVQVVTWNDFGEGSMVEPTEEYGYRDLGIIQDLRRQFLQPEFSLHTNDLALAMQFYDMRRNVPDKSGASRKLDEVFNDIITDKLEQARNELNSMKDK; this is encoded by the coding sequence ATGAAGCCCAAAAACATTTTACTTTCCGTCCTGCTATTATGTTTTGGGCTGGGCATTTCCAGAAGCTCCGCTGCTGCTGCCAAACCAGTGATGGTCTATTATATGCCGTGGTTTGCGGCCAAGCCTTACCACAGTGAATGGGGCTGGCACTGGACGATGGGCCATTTTAATCCTGACATCATTGTCGCTTCCGGCGAGCGGCAGATTGCCTCGTGGTATTATCCGCTCATTGGGCCATATGATTCGCTGGATCCGGCGGTGCTTGAGTACCACGTCCTGCTGATGAAGCTCGCCGGAATTGACGGCGTGATCGTGGATTGGTACGGCTCGGCGAATTGCCTGGATTACGGTGAGAACAACGAAGCGACGCTGAAGCTTTTTGAATTCACGCGCAAGGCCCATCTCAAGTTTGCGCTGTGCTATGAAGACCAAACCATCCAGCATTTGATTGATACCAATTACATCAGCGCCAAAGACGCCATTCCACAGGCACAAAAGGAAATGCTTTACTTGCAGGACCACTTTTTCCCGGACGGAAGCTATTTGCGATTCGAGAACCGGCCCGTTTTGCTCAATTTTGGCCCGCAATTTTTTATCACGAATGGCGATTGGGAAAATATTTTCTCGGCGTTGAATCCTTCGAATCGCCCGGCATTTTTTACGGAGGATAATCGCGTCGCGGCGGGTGTCGGGGCTTTCAGTTGGCCGCCGATGTGGATGAGCCAGGCGCCGGGCACGGGAGGAATTTTATCGGATGCCGCCTTGCGTACTTATCTTGCCGACTTCGAGCAGAAGGCCGCCGGCTGGCCCATGTTCATCAGCAGCGCCTTTCCGCGGTTCCACGATATTTATCAACGCGCCGGGGTGCGCAATTACCTGGGGTATCTTGGCGACCGTCATAGCGACACCCTGCGCGAAACCCTCGCGCGCGCGATGACTAATTCTTCCACGCTGGTTCAGGTTGTGACGTGGAACGATTTCGGCGAAGGCTCGATGGTCGAACCGACCGAGGAATATGGTTATCGCGACTTGGGCATCATCCAGGATCTGCGGCGGCAATTTTTGCAACCCGAATTTTCCTTGCACACCAATGACCTCGCGCTGGCGATGCAATTTTATGATATGCGCCGAAACGTGCCCGATAAATCAGGCGCGTCCCGGAAACTTGATGAAGTGTTTAATGACATCATCACGGATAAACTTGAGCAGGCACGGAACGAATTGAACTCGATGAAAGATAAGTAG